GGCCCGTAACCCAGAGATAAGGAAGTTTCAGTGCTTAATCGTTGGTAACAGAAGCAGCAGCGGCCTGTCAGAGCACCGTATTCTTGTGCGGTATGGTGTGGGTTTTGAGCAAACTTTTTTAGGGCCGGTACGACCCATGCGGGACATCCTTTTGCTGGGCGGAATGTGCCGGCTTTATCAATTGTTCCTAGGAACCC
This genomic stretch from Ancylothrix sp. D3o harbors:
- a CDS encoding DUF6011 domain-containing protein, giving the protein MDKAGTFRPAKGCPAWVVPALKKFAQNPHHTAQEYGALTGRCCFCYQRLSTETSLSLGYGPICARNYGLLK